One region of Faecalibacter bovis genomic DNA includes:
- a CDS encoding MutS-related protein has translation MNNYIQIENQLKEQFSELKSRKNLLSNIRLAAFVMTCVLFYFYVSHDNILLLLATGILFIIFMIFVVKSTNVSNKIAHISQSLLIIEDIKTNDRVDEYVAINDEHFANVYNKDLDILEGQSLFNRLNKTQSYIGNVQLKYFLSNLIFEKEEILNRQKALEELKNKPDWIVKFLTFSSKANLKSFEIFGTLNRQFENQNLRFLPIVLGVINLAIFIYLAVLGFPKKAVFFWIVIAIPVGFIINFLFKNRINKSLSFAFISPEQLDHLIELLIHTENEDFKEEINLNNKNGLFNDGVKASDQLKGIKSSMDGFSALGIPIAGFLLNCFTLWKLYHTIQLEGRVGSAIKNNQDWIVKLSAIEAYISFAIFNDKFNTFSTPIISDQPFELSLKNAFHPLLSEDIAVKNEFQSNRRNNIAIITGANMAGKSTFLRTVGTNLVLAMNGANVSAAEMVFYPMDIFTSIRTVDNLSSGDSYFKNEINKLKILIDRLEEGKPQYIILDEILKGTNSQDKLIGSQKFLEKLMKSKTNLTCFIATHDLELTKMESDFPDHIINYCFELKNVDENYFSDYKLRKGTTQMMNAIYLLKQYKIID, from the coding sequence ATGAATAATTATATTCAGATAGAAAATCAACTTAAAGAACAATTTTCAGAATTAAAATCGCGTAAAAATTTATTAAGTAATATCCGTTTAGCGGCATTTGTTATGACTTGTGTATTATTTTATTTTTACGTTTCTCATGACAATATTTTATTGCTTTTAGCAACCGGAATTCTATTTATAATCTTTATGATTTTTGTGGTGAAATCCACAAATGTTTCGAACAAAATCGCACACATTTCTCAGTCTTTGTTAATTATTGAAGATATTAAAACTAACGATAGAGTTGATGAATACGTAGCTATAAACGATGAACATTTTGCTAATGTTTATAACAAAGATTTGGATATTTTAGAAGGCCAGTCTTTGTTTAATCGTTTAAATAAAACACAATCTTATATTGGAAATGTACAATTGAAATATTTTTTATCGAACTTAATTTTTGAAAAAGAAGAAATTTTAAATCGGCAGAAAGCTTTAGAAGAATTAAAAAATAAACCCGATTGGATTGTAAAATTCTTAACATTTTCTAGCAAAGCTAATTTAAAATCTTTCGAGATTTTCGGAACTTTAAATCGTCAATTTGAAAATCAAAATTTAAGATTTTTACCTATTGTTTTAGGAGTTATCAATCTTGCGATTTTTATTTATTTAGCCGTTTTAGGTTTTCCTAAAAAAGCAGTTTTCTTTTGGATTGTGATAGCTATTCCTGTAGGATTTATCATCAATTTTTTATTTAAAAATCGAATCAATAAGTCACTTTCTTTCGCCTTTATTAGCCCTGAACAATTAGATCATTTAATTGAACTTTTAATTCATACAGAAAATGAAGACTTTAAAGAAGAAATTAATTTAAACAATAAAAACGGACTTTTTAATGATGGTGTAAAAGCTTCTGATCAATTAAAGGGGATTAAATCTTCCATGGATGGTTTTTCCGCTTTAGGAATTCCAATTGCTGGTTTTCTGTTAAATTGTTTTACACTTTGGAAATTGTACCACACCATTCAGTTAGAAGGTAGAGTAGGATCCGCTATCAAAAATAATCAAGATTGGATTGTGAAATTATCAGCGATTGAAGCGTATATTTCTTTTGCAATTTTTAATGATAAATTCAATACTTTTTCCACGCCAATTATTTCGGATCAACCATTTGAATTGAGTTTAAAAAATGCATTTCATCCTTTATTGAGTGAAGATATTGCTGTTAAAAACGAGTTTCAATCTAATCGACGAAATAATATTGCAATTATAACTGGTGCAAACATGGCTGGTAAAAGTACGTTTTTGCGTACAGTCGGAACAAATCTTGTTTTAGCAATGAATGGTGCGAATGTAAGTGCGGCAGAAATGGTTTTTTATCCGATGGATATTTTTACAAGTATTCGTACAGTTGATAACCTTTCGTCTGGAGATTCTTATTTTAAAAACGAAATTAATAAATTGAAAATTCTAATTGATCGTTTAGAAGAAGGTAAGCCACAATACATAATTTTAGATGAAATTTTGAAAGGAACAAATTCTCAGGATAAATTAATTGGTTCGCAGAAATTCTTGGAAAAATTAATGAAATCTAAAACGAATTTAACTTGTTTTATCGCAACACATGATTTAGAATTGACGAAGATGGAATCCGATTTTCCGGATCATATTATCAATTATTGTTTTGAACTGAAAAATGTAGACGAAAATTACTTTTCAGATTACAAATTGAGAAAAGGAACAACGCAAATGATGAACGCGATTTATCTCTTAAAACAATATAAAATTATTGATTAA
- a CDS encoding energy transducer TonB → MKILTFTLGLFMTQFAFGQQIYTADQVDQHAVYPKDCDKTKSTKDCFTISLSTDLANEFDDLVEKFSSGNHVTKISFVINEDGSITDVTPITKDEFGEKTAKLLQVLFAKNEIYNKKIQPAKLNGKNVKMSYSLPVRLQYM, encoded by the coding sequence ATGAAAATACTAACATTTACTTTAGGTTTGTTTATGACACAATTCGCATTTGGACAACAAATCTATACAGCAGATCAAGTAGATCAACACGCGGTTTATCCTAAGGATTGCGACAAAACTAAATCTACAAAAGACTGTTTTACGATATCACTTTCTACAGATTTAGCTAATGAATTTGATGATTTAGTAGAAAAATTTTCAAGTGGAAATCATGTAACAAAAATTAGCTTCGTTATCAACGAAGATGGAAGTATTACTGATGTTACACCAATAACGAAAGATGAATTTGGAGAGAAAACAGCTAAATTATTACAAGTTCTTTTTGCTAAAAATGAAATTTATAACAAGAAAATTCAGCCTGCGAAATTAAATGGTAAAAATGTAAAAATGAGCTATTCTTTACCTGTTAGATTACAATATATGTAA
- a CDS encoding HopJ type III effector protein — MAQEILKQLAEGSAVFNDVIAFIESKYTHTPTAFKNGVQENAADQNQGSAKVLAFGKLENLSVEDTLKLFAEHYQSVLDTPEGTDHQNIRQFMANGWDGVVFEGEALTAK, encoded by the coding sequence ATGGCTCAAGAAATTTTAAAGCAATTAGCTGAAGGTTCAGCAGTTTTTAATGATGTAATAGCGTTTATTGAATCAAAATATACGCACACACCAACAGCTTTTAAAAATGGAGTGCAAGAAAATGCAGCAGATCAAAATCAAGGAAGTGCAAAAGTTTTAGCTTTCGGTAAATTAGAAAATTTATCAGTAGAAGATACTTTAAAATTATTTGCAGAACATTATCAATCAGTTTTAGATACGCCTGAAGGTACAGATCATCAAAATATCCGTCAGTTTATGGCGAATGGTTGGGATGGTGTTGTATTTGAAGGAGAAGCTTTAACAGCGAAATAA
- a CDS encoding energy transducer TonB produces the protein MMKNLTLLFILFSFYACAQETKTYDLKEESTSYTSREVDRMAVYEGCEVYPTAQENVTYFSSKMNQKFIQLFNSKFDHTKLPKGVVKITYVIGKEGKLKDIKGQGVEELIPYALEVFNEINKDIIYQPAIKNGVPVDVKFSMPFRLQ, from the coding sequence ATGATGAAAAACTTAACACTACTATTTATTTTATTTTCTTTTTATGCTTGTGCGCAAGAAACGAAAACATATGATTTAAAAGAAGAATCTACAAGTTATACGTCTAGGGAAGTTGACCGAATGGCTGTTTATGAAGGTTGTGAAGTTTATCCAACAGCTCAGGAAAATGTAACGTATTTTTCGAGTAAGATGAATCAGAAATTTATTCAGCTTTTTAATTCAAAATTCGATCATACAAAGTTGCCAAAAGGTGTAGTTAAAATTACTTACGTAATTGGTAAGGAAGGTAAATTGAAAGATATTAAAGGACAAGGAGTGGAAGAGTTGATACCTTATGCTTTGGAAGTTTTTAATGAAATCAATAAAGATATTATTTATCAACCGGCAATTAAAAATGGCGTTCCGGTAGATGTTAAGTTTTCAATGCCATTTAGGTTACAATAA
- a CDS encoding LexA family protein, producing MKLTVVQPEFITGKEVTLMGNTIQAGFPSPAEDFKTDKISLDVALVKNKETTFYARVKGDSMIDADMDEGDILVIDKSLEPTDGKIAVCMVDGEFTVKKIKVDKDCLWLVPYNKRFRPIRITEDNDFLVWGIVTYIIKQV from the coding sequence ATGAAATTAACAGTTGTACAACCAGAATTTATAACCGGAAAGGAAGTTACCTTAATGGGTAATACCATTCAAGCTGGATTTCCATCACCAGCTGAAGATTTTAAAACAGATAAAATAAGTTTAGATGTTGCTTTGGTCAAAAATAAAGAAACTACTTTTTATGCCAGAGTAAAAGGCGATTCGATGATTGATGCTGATATGGACGAAGGCGACATTTTAGTTATTGATAAAAGCCTAGAACCTACCGACGGAAAAATTGCAGTTTGTATGGTTGATGGTGAATTTACTGTTAAAAAAATTAAAGTAGACAAAGATTGTCTTTGGCTTGTACCGTACAATAAAAGATTCAGACCAATTCGTATTACAGAAGATAATGATTTTTTGGTTTGGGGAATTGTTACTTATATTATTAAGCAAGTATAA
- a CDS encoding Y-family DNA polymerase codes for MYALIDCNNFYVSCERIFNPNLSNRPVVVLSNNDGCVISRSEEAKKLGVPMGAPFYQYKNLFHKNHVKIHSSNYALYADMSERVMNILYKYTPDIEVYSIDESFLKFNGYDSFFNIELIAHQIKQEILKGVGIPTCVGFAPTKALAKVANRIAKKFPKELNGIYIIDSEKKRIKALKWLAIEDVWGIGKQLAARLRFMNINNAYDFTQLSDQYIRKEFSVVELRLKKELLGESVLKLEDIKNKKNIATTRSFEHDEKDFEFVKERIITFASVCGEKLRKQNSNANLISIFIQTNPQKETLQYRRTVVLKLPFATNSSITLAKYAIKGLEQIYKEGFAYKRAGVVVSGITDANHKQLNLFNDENSRHSQLMKTIDGLNRKIGQHKIKLAAQDLERTWKMRQEHLSKNYTTDINQIIEIDLNLA; via the coding sequence ATGTATGCTTTAATTGATTGTAATAATTTTTATGTGAGTTGTGAAAGAATTTTTAATCCCAATCTTTCCAACCGACCTGTTGTTGTACTATCCAACAATGATGGATGTGTAATTTCTCGCTCTGAAGAAGCTAAGAAACTTGGCGTTCCTATGGGTGCGCCATTTTATCAATACAAAAATCTTTTTCATAAAAATCATGTTAAAATACACTCTAGTAATTATGCATTATATGCGGATATGAGCGAAAGAGTTATGAATATTCTGTATAAATATACACCCGATATCGAAGTCTATTCTATTGATGAATCTTTTTTGAAATTTAACGGATATGATAGTTTTTTTAATATCGAATTAATTGCTCATCAAATTAAACAAGAAATCTTAAAAGGTGTTGGTATTCCTACTTGTGTAGGTTTTGCACCCACTAAAGCTTTAGCCAAGGTTGCCAATAGAATTGCTAAAAAATTCCCAAAAGAATTGAACGGAATTTACATTATTGATTCTGAAAAAAAACGAATCAAAGCATTAAAATGGTTAGCGATTGAAGATGTTTGGGGAATTGGAAAACAATTAGCTGCAAGATTACGATTTATGAACATTAATAACGCTTATGATTTTACCCAATTATCAGATCAATATATTAGAAAAGAATTTTCTGTGGTTGAACTTCGATTAAAAAAAGAGTTACTTGGCGAATCTGTTCTGAAATTAGAAGATATTAAAAACAAAAAAAATATAGCGACTACAAGATCATTTGAACACGATGAAAAAGATTTTGAATTTGTAAAAGAACGCATTATTACTTTTGCATCTGTTTGCGGTGAAAAATTACGCAAGCAAAATTCGAACGCTAATTTAATTTCGATTTTTATACAAACCAATCCGCAGAAAGAAACTTTGCAATACAGACGAACGGTTGTTTTGAAATTACCATTTGCAACGAATTCCTCAATCACATTAGCGAAATATGCGATTAAAGGATTAGAACAAATTTATAAAGAAGGTTTTGCCTACAAACGAGCCGGAGTTGTAGTATCTGGTATAACAGATGCAAATCATAAACAATTAAATTTGTTTAATGACGAAAATTCAAGACACTCACAATTAATGAAAACGATTGATGGGTTGAATCGTAAAATAGGACAACATAAAATAAAATTGGCCGCACAAGATTTGGAACGAACGTGGAAAATGCGACAAGAACATTTATCAAAAAATTACACGACAGATATTAATCAAATTATTGAAATAGATTTAAACTTAGCATAA
- a CDS encoding SPOR domain-containing protein, whose amino-acid sequence MKNFITLFVMLFSTILFAQEKIDTVIINNNGTLKIELDQRINQVITAKEDASCPVAVKKVVEKKEGPKATAADPCATQTQINGFKIQIYYSKNRADAQKVKNEFDNANPHLSSQVAYFAPDYRVLVGDYFTKNSASSDIRKLKSKYNSSFAIPYKVLCRRAK is encoded by the coding sequence ATGAAAAATTTTATAACATTATTTGTAATGTTGTTTTCAACAATTCTTTTTGCTCAAGAAAAAATTGATACTGTTATCATTAATAATAACGGAACGTTAAAGATAGAATTAGATCAAAGAATTAATCAAGTAATTACTGCTAAGGAAGATGCATCGTGTCCTGTAGCTGTAAAAAAAGTTGTAGAGAAGAAAGAAGGTCCAAAAGCTACTGCTGCAGACCCTTGTGCTACACAAACACAGATTAATGGATTCAAGATTCAGATTTATTATTCTAAAAACAGAGCTGACGCACAAAAAGTAAAAAACGAATTTGATAATGCTAATCCACATCTAAGTTCGCAAGTTGCTTATTTCGCACCTGATTATAGAGTTTTAGTTGGTGATTATTTTACTAAAAATTCTGCAAGTTCTGACATCAGAAAGTTAAAATCAAAATACAATAGTTCGTTTGCTATTCCTTACAAAGTTCTATGTCGTAGAGCTAAATAG
- a CDS encoding c-type cytochrome has translation MKARFLTRIRLWSAAVLMATFSLTQAQDAGKGYELFDKNCTACHQIDGKMIGPELRNVEKRLSDEQGLGKEWLYAWIKDNKALRESGDAYANKIYAEYNNTEMLAFPGLSDGDIDNILAYTADPDGGKAAFEAAKAEKEAAEKAAKDAAKQGGGASTGIVAVGFVVLAALLLWILVRVNALVNATAANELDPTVAKTAQSFSETFEKYKKVAGLAVGVLAFLGLFNIYWGMMGVGVDKGYEPEQPIYFSHKVHAGIQGIDCQYCHSSAKYGKVSGIPSTNVCMNCHKTIKEYKGEYFEEELVASGKFADGNEVKKFYTGEIQKMYKAIGWNPETNKYEGTQKPIEWIRIHNMPDFVYFSHAQHVVAGEQAILKAIKEGTIPNAAELNVGGADQVCFACHGQVDQMDEVKMANDFTMGWCVECHRTTEVDMDNGYNKEYYAELHEKLKKQYGDATKVTVDAIGGLECGKCHY, from the coding sequence ATGAAGGCAAGATTTCTAACGAGAATACGTTTATGGAGTGCCGCGGTTCTTATGGCCACGTTCTCCCTTACTCAAGCCCAAGATGCTGGAAAAGGTTACGAGTTATTCGATAAAAACTGTACAGCTTGTCACCAAATTGATGGCAAAATGATTGGACCAGAATTACGTAATGTCGAAAAGCGTCTTAGTGACGAACAAGGCTTAGGTAAGGAATGGTTGTATGCTTGGATTAAAGACAACAAAGCATTACGTGAATCAGGAGATGCGTATGCAAACAAGATTTATGCTGAGTACAATAACACAGAAATGTTAGCTTTCCCGGGGCTTTCTGACGGTGATATTGATAACATCTTAGCGTATACTGCTGACCCAGATGGAGGTAAAGCTGCTTTTGAAGCTGCAAAGGCTGAGAAAGAAGCTGCAGAAAAAGCTGCAAAAGATGCTGCAAAACAAGGTGGTGGTGCTTCTACAGGTATCGTTGCTGTTGGTTTCGTTGTATTAGCTGCTTTATTATTATGGATTTTAGTACGTGTTAATGCTTTAGTAAACGCTACAGCTGCAAACGAATTAGATCCAACTGTAGCAAAAACAGCACAATCTTTCTCTGAAACTTTCGAGAAATACAAGAAAGTTGCAGGATTAGCTGTAGGTGTATTAGCATTCTTAGGATTGTTCAATATTTACTGGGGAATGATGGGTGTAGGTGTAGATAAAGGTTACGAACCAGAACAACCAATCTACTTCTCTCACAAAGTTCACGCTGGTATCCAAGGTATCGATTGTCAATACTGCCACAGTTCAGCTAAATACGGTAAAGTATCAGGTATTCCTTCTACTAATGTATGTATGAACTGTCACAAAACAATCAAAGAATACAAAGGAGAATACTTCGAAGAAGAATTAGTAGCTTCTGGTAAATTTGCTGACGGAAACGAAGTGAAGAAGTTCTATACAGGAGAAATCCAAAAAATGTATAAAGCTATCGGATGGAATCCTGAAACAAATAAATACGAAGGAACTCAGAAACCAATTGAATGGATTCGTATCCACAATATGCCAGACTTCGTATACTTCAGTCACGCACAACACGTTGTTGCAGGTGAACAAGCTATCTTAAAAGCTATTAAAGAAGGTACAATTCCTAATGCAGCAGAATTAAATGTTGGAGGTGCAGATCAAGTATGTTTCGCTTGTCACGGTCAAGTTGATCAAATGGACGAGGTGAAAATGGCTAACGATTTCACAATGGGATGGTGTGTTGAATGTCACAGAACTACAGAAGTTGACATGGACAACGGTTATAACAAAGAATATTACGCAGAACTACACGAAAAATTGAAAAAACAATACGGTGATGCTACTAAAGTTACAGTAGATGCAATCGGAGGTTTAGAGTGTGGTAAATGTCATTATTAA
- a CDS encoding TAT-variant-translocated molybdopterin oxidoreductase, with protein MASKKNYWRSFEELTDNTLNEKLTTNEFAEEIPVDNFLGNDNAMENNQTSRRDFLKILGFSTAAVTLAACEAPIVKSVPYVVKPEDINPGVPTYYASSIFDGYDYANVLVRTREGRPIRIDANKGAKYFGSTNARVQASVLSLYDSDKIKTPLLNSGDKFKQTSWKEVDAKVTKALASLGGKKAVILTSSIPSPSTKKLIAEFAAKYPTVQHVVYDAVSYSNGLDAAQEFYGKRELPFYDLSTSELVVAFNADFLADYNGGGMEGSYAEARKPGATMLRHIQVESVLSLTGANADTRIPLQPTATEKLLAEVYNGLQGGSVSKEAQSIVAELKAKGSKAVVMADGSKEAYTLAFAINQLLASSAVSTKAVKLKESNDAAFNQFINEAKAGQVGVLFTYQVNPVYTSNKSKDVEAAFKAIALKVAMAEKLDETASLADVVAPVTHALESWNDFNPLTGVYSLQQPTIRRVFDSRQFQDSLIAWMTGQTEVTEVVDANDPIQQMAVSATRQKVSPFFLYVKNNWEASILPQLGVDFNKALYNGYNESQEVTSFAGNAGAAAGAAAKLVAAKPSTWEIQFYAKAGLGDGTQANNPWLQELPDPITRNSWDNYLTVNPMDAEKLGIKIQDNYNVTNGRMQFDGEFVNVTVNGQTIEVPVFIQPGQALGTVGLAFGYGRTKAGKVANGVGVNAYEIYAGNVGASNVTIEKSARTDKHPFANMQQQPTLMGRYEIAREVSLNDFINTDRQEWNPVHVMPTWRGTTPTGEVDIWASFDRSTGPHFNLSIDMNACTGCGACVIACQAENNVPVVGKDEMRRSRDMYWLRIDRYYSDVTYNDPNGKLTQKVALELDPDNEPQQYERLIKPEAENPDVIFQPMMCQHCNHAPCETVCPVAATSHGRQGQNMMAYNRCVGTRYCANNCPYKVRRFNWFNYNLNDKFDFHMNNDLGRMVLNPDVVVRTRGVMEKCSFCIQQTQATILKAKKEGRRVSDDEFKDAAACAAACGSGAMKFGDINDDKSDVRKLSKDKRSYVLLEEIGTKPNVIYQVKVRNRKENA; from the coding sequence ATGGCTTCGAAGAAAAATTACTGGAGAAGTTTTGAGGAGTTAACTGACAATACTTTAAATGAAAAGTTAACTACCAACGAATTTGCAGAAGAGATTCCTGTAGATAATTTCTTAGGGAATGATAACGCCATGGAGAATAACCAAACTTCACGTCGTGACTTTTTGAAGATTTTAGGGTTCAGTACAGCTGCTGTTACATTAGCAGCCTGTGAAGCTCCAATCGTAAAATCTGTTCCTTACGTAGTGAAACCAGAGGATATTAATCCAGGTGTACCTACATATTATGCATCATCAATTTTTGATGGATACGATTATGCTAACGTTTTAGTACGTACAAGAGAAGGTCGTCCAATCCGTATTGATGCAAATAAAGGAGCAAAATATTTTGGTTCTACAAATGCACGTGTTCAAGCATCTGTATTATCATTATATGATTCAGATAAAATCAAAACACCTTTATTAAATAGTGGTGATAAATTCAAACAAACTTCTTGGAAAGAGGTTGATGCTAAAGTAACTAAAGCGTTAGCATCATTAGGAGGAAAAAAAGCAGTTATTTTAACTTCTTCTATCCCTTCACCTTCAACTAAGAAATTAATTGCTGAATTTGCTGCTAAATACCCAACAGTTCAACACGTAGTTTACGATGCAGTTTCTTATTCTAACGGATTAGATGCAGCACAAGAATTCTACGGAAAAAGAGAATTACCATTCTACGATTTATCAACTTCTGAATTAGTTGTTGCTTTCAACGCTGATTTCTTAGCTGATTACAATGGTGGTGGTATGGAAGGTTCGTACGCTGAAGCTCGTAAACCAGGAGCTACAATGTTACGTCACATCCAAGTTGAATCTGTTTTATCTTTAACTGGTGCTAATGCGGATACTCGTATTCCATTACAACCAACTGCAACTGAAAAATTATTAGCTGAAGTTTACAACGGATTACAAGGTGGATCTGTTTCTAAAGAAGCTCAATCAATTGTTGCAGAATTAAAAGCAAAAGGTTCTAAAGCCGTAGTAATGGCTGATGGTTCTAAAGAAGCTTATACATTAGCTTTCGCAATCAACCAATTATTAGCTTCTTCAGCAGTTTCTACAAAAGCTGTTAAATTAAAAGAATCTAATGATGCTGCTTTTAATCAATTTATCAATGAAGCTAAAGCTGGGCAAGTTGGTGTTTTATTTACATACCAAGTAAATCCAGTTTATACAAGCAACAAATCTAAAGATGTTGAAGCTGCATTTAAAGCAATCGCTTTAAAAGTTGCAATGGCTGAAAAATTAGATGAAACTGCTTCGTTAGCTGATGTAGTTGCTCCAGTTACACACGCATTAGAGTCTTGGAATGATTTTAACCCATTAACAGGTGTTTATTCATTACAACAACCTACTATTCGTCGTGTATTTGATTCTCGTCAATTCCAAGATTCATTAATCGCATGGATGACAGGTCAAACTGAAGTTACAGAAGTTGTTGATGCGAATGATCCAATTCAGCAAATGGCAGTTTCTGCTACAAGACAAAAAGTTTCTCCATTCTTCTTATACGTTAAGAATAACTGGGAGGCTTCTATCTTACCTCAATTAGGTGTAGATTTTAACAAAGCTTTATATAATGGTTACAACGAATCTCAAGAAGTAACTTCATTTGCAGGAAATGCAGGTGCTGCTGCTGGAGCTGCTGCTAAATTAGTTGCTGCTAAGCCGTCTACTTGGGAAATTCAATTTTATGCTAAAGCTGGTTTAGGAGATGGTACACAAGCTAATAACCCTTGGTTACAAGAGTTACCAGATCCAATCACAAGAAACTCTTGGGATAACTACTTAACAGTAAATCCAATGGATGCTGAGAAGTTAGGAATCAAAATTCAAGATAACTACAACGTGACTAACGGAAGAATGCAATTCGACGGAGAGTTTGTTAACGTAACAGTTAATGGACAAACGATCGAAGTTCCTGTATTCATCCAACCAGGTCAAGCGTTAGGAACTGTAGGTTTAGCTTTCGGTTACGGACGTACTAAAGCTGGTAAAGTTGCAAACGGAGTAGGTGTTAATGCTTACGAAATTTATGCTGGTAATGTAGGTGCTTCAAATGTTACGATAGAGAAATCTGCTCGTACAGACAAACACCCATTTGCTAACATGCAACAACAACCAACTTTAATGGGACGTTACGAGATTGCTCGTGAAGTTTCTTTAAATGATTTCATCAACACAGATCGTCAAGAATGGAATCCAGTTCACGTAATGCCAACTTGGAGAGGAACAACTCCAACAGGTGAAGTTGATATTTGGGCATCATTTGATCGTTCTACAGGACCACACTTCAACTTATCAATCGACATGAATGCATGTACAGGTTGTGGTGCTTGTGTTATCGCTTGTCAAGCGGAAAACAATGTTCCAGTAGTAGGTAAAGATGAAATGCGTCGTTCTCGTGATATGTACTGGCTAAGAATCGACCGTTACTACTCTGATGTTACTTATAATGATCCGAACGGAAAATTAACTCAGAAAGTTGCGTTAGAATTAGATCCAGACAATGAGCCACAACAATACGAACGTTTAATTAAGCCAGAAGCTGAGAATCCAGACGTGATCTTCCAACCAATGATGTGTCAACACTGTAACCACGCTCCTTGTGAGACTGTGTGTCCAGTTGCTGCTACTTCTCACGGTCGTCAAGGTCAAAATATGATGGCTTACAACCGTTGTGTTGGTACTCGTTACTGTGCTAATAACTGTCCTTACAAAGTTCGTCGTTTCAACTGGTTTAACTACAACTTAAACGATAAGTTTGACTTCCACATGAACAATGACTTAGGACGTATGGTATTAAATCCAGATGTTGTAGTACGTACAAGAGGGGTTATGGAAAAATGTTCTTTCTGTATTCAACAAACTCAGGCTACTATCTTAAAAGCTAAGAAAGAAGGTCGTCGTGTTTCTGATGATGAATTTAAAGATGCAGCAGCTTGTGCGGCAGCTTGTGGTTCAGGAGCAATGAAGTTTGGTGATATCAATGATGATAAATCAGATGTAAGAAAATTATCTAAAGATAAACGTTCTTATGTTTTATTAGAAGAGATTGGAACTAAACCAAATGTTATCTATCAAGTTAAAGTTAGAAACAGAAAAGAGAACGCATAA